A window from Melopsittacus undulatus isolate bMelUnd1 chromosome Z, bMelUnd1.mat.Z, whole genome shotgun sequence encodes these proteins:
- the GADD45G gene encoding growth arrest and DNA damage-inducible protein GADD45 gamma gives MTLEEIHGQHALPTEHDWMQGASKALHELLVSAQRRGCLTAGVYESAKLMNVDPDNVAFCVLAADEEDEGDIALQIHFTLIQAFCCENDIDIVRVNDLAKLAAIVGPSEDSGEPRDFHCILIMNPSEEGWKDPSLEKLNSFCEASRNVNDWVPTVPLPE, from the exons ATGACTCTGGAGGAGATCCACGGACAGCACGCTTTGCCGACAGAACACGACTG GATGCAGGGTGCCAGCAAGGCCCTCCACGAGCTGCTGGTGTCGGCTCAGCGCCGCGGCTGCCTCACGGCCGGCGTCTACGAGTCGGCCAAGCTGATGAATGT CGATCCCGACAACGTAGCCTTCTGTGTGCTGGCCGCGGACGAGGAGGATGAGGGGGACATTGCCTTGCAGATTCACTTCACCCTGATCCAAGCCTTCTGCTGCGAGAATGATATTGACATCGTGCGGGTGAACGACTTGGCCAAGCTGGCTGCTATTGTGGGTCCCAGCGAGGACTCTGGGGAGCCGCGGGACTTCCACTGCATCCTCATCATG AACCCGAGTGAAGAAGGCTGGAAGGACCCATCTCTAGAAAAGCTGAACTCTTTTTGTGAAGCTAGTCGAAATGTCAATGACTGGGTGCCGACTGTCCCCCTGCCTGAGTGA